The Rana temporaria chromosome 4, aRanTem1.1, whole genome shotgun sequence genome contains a region encoding:
- the DEGS1 gene encoding sphingolipid delta(4)-desaturase DES1, giving the protein MGNKMGREDFEWVYTDQPHADRRKEILAKYPEIKRLMKPDYNLLWIVSLMVLAQFLAFYLVKDLEWKWLMFWTYVLGSCISHSMTLAIHEISHNCAFGNSKAMWNRCFGMFANLPIGLPYSISFKRYHMDHHRYLGGDGIDVDIPTDFEGWFFCTSLRKLVWIILQPLFYTIRPLCINPKPVSRLELINLVIQFSFDALIYYFLGIKSVVYMLVGSILGLGLHPISGHFIAEHYMFMKGHETYSYYGPLNYLTFNVGYHNEHHDFPSVPGKNLPLVRKIAKEYYDPLPQYTSWVKVLYDFIMDDTLSPYSRVKRELKGEVKQE; this is encoded by the exons ATGGGCAACAAGATGGGCCGGGAGGACTTCGAGTGGGTGTACACCGACCAACCGCATGCCGACCGCAGGAAGGAGATCCTGG CAAAGTATCCTGAGATAAAGAGGCTTATGAAACCAGATTACAACCTGTTATGGATTGTGTCGCTGATGGTGCTCGCACAGTTTCTAGCTTTTTACCTGGTGAAGGATCTGGAATGGAAGTGGCTCATGTTCTGGACCTACGTGCTGGGAAGCTGCATCAGCCACTCCATGACCCTGGCCATCCATGAGATCTCTCACAATTGCGCCTTCGGAAACAGCAAAGCCATGTGGAACCGGTGCTTTGGAATGTTTGCCAATTTGCCGATCGGCCTCCCTTACTCGATCTCCTTCAAGAGGTACCATATGGATCACCATCGCTACCTGGGGGGTGATGGCATTGATGTAGACATTCCCACGGACTTTGAAGGCTGGTTTTTCTGTACCTCTCTGCGGAAGCTTGTGTGGATCATCCTACAACCACTCTTCTATACCATTAGGCCCCTCTGCATCAACCCCAAACCTGTCTCCCGTCTGGAATTAATCAATTTGGTGATTCAGTTTTCTTTTGATGCTCTAATTTACTACTTCTTGGGGATTAAATCTGTGGTGTACATGCTGGTGGGCTCCATACTTGGTCTTGGACTTCATCCAATTTCGGGACACTTTATAGCCGAGCATTACATGTTTATGAAGGGCCATGAGACCTACTCCTACTATGGGCCCTTAAACTACCTAACTTTTAATGTTGGATACCACAATGAGCACCACGACTTCCCCAGTGTTCCCGGAAAGAACCTGCCACTG GTGCGGAAAATAGCGAAGGAATATTACGACCCCCTCCCACAGTACACGTCCTGGGTAAAAGTTCTCTATGACTTCATAATGGACGATACGCTCAGCCCATACTCCCGCGTCAAGAGGGAATTGAAGGGAGAGGTCAAGCAGGAGTAA